The nucleotide sequence GGGCCGCGCCGTCCGCGGACGGCGCGGCCCGCCCCGGGGCCACGAGTGACAGAACAGTACGAAGGAAGAGAGGTACCCAAATGGCCGCGCTTCTCCTGATCCCGAGCGTGGACTACGCGGAGGTCGCCGTGGAACAGGCGAGTGAGTACCTGGCCCACCAGCGACGCTACGTCGGTGACCCGGCTCGGAACGCCCCCCTGCTCGGCATCTGGGTCCGCCGCGGCCTCGACGCCGGCCTGCCCACGCTGTTCCCGGGCGGCGGCCACGAGACCGACACCGTCCTGGGCCCCTCGGGAGGGCCTCCACCAGTGGTACCGATGGGGATCCGCACATCGGCGGCGGTGTCGGGGCTGTGGTCACTGTGCTGGCTCGACGGCCCTGCCCTGCGCGATGCCCATGACGCCCATCGGCGACGGCGCCGGATCCTCGATCTGCTCGTGCAACCGGCTCATCTCGCGGACAGAGCGTCGGGCAGGTTCTTCCCGGTCTTCGCGCACACCGACTGCCAGGAGACGATCGAAGCCCAGCTGACCGAACTCGGCGGCCGCTATCCGCACCTGATCGCGCCCCAGTGGTACATCGACGACTCAGAGCAGGGCATCTGTACGCGATGAGACAAGCGCGCCGGTATTCACGCGGCGCTCGCAATAGCTCTGGAGGCATCCCTGACGACGACGGCGGCGACGAACAGCGCGACTGAGATGCCGGCGGCACCTGGTCCGGTGCCGCGGGACACGACGTGGGATCTCGGCTTCCGACCGGTGTCTGAACAGCGTTTCCGCTGGTCACGGTGTAGTGCCCCCGGCAGGATTCGAACCTGCGGCACCCGCTTTAGAAGACCGGGACGGTGTGCGGTCTAGTAAGCGCTGTTCAGGGCCCCGCCGTGTTCCAAGTAGCGGGGTCCGCCCTCGGCAGTGGAGCGCAGACGACGGGCAAGCCGCGGGATGACGTAAGAGTCAAGATCGCCGAGAGCAACCCACGCCCACCTGTCGAGTTCGTCTTCCGCGAGCTGGATCCGCTTGGTGTCCTCGCCGATCTGGCCGCAGTCGAAGATGAAGAGGAGCTTGTCGCCCTCCTTCTCACTCGGTGCCCAGTCGACGGAGAGCAGCGCCGCGGGGTTCCGGTCCAGCCCAAGTTCCTCGGCGATCTCTCGGCGGCAGGCGGCGGCCGGCGACTCGCCGCGCTCGACGTACCCACCGGGGATGTCCCAGGTGTCCTTATAGGTGGGGTGTACGAGCAGGATCCGGCTGCTGTTGTCGAGGAAGAGGGCGCCTGCGGCGACGCGGGGGGTAGCGAACGTTTCGCTCGGGTCAGACACCGTGCGAGCTTACGACTGCTGCTGTCTGGGTGCTGCTGGCCTGGGACCTGCTCTCGCGGTCGTTCGCGAGCGTGCAAGGCGGGAAGCGCGAGAAGGTAGGGCTGGCCCCCAACTGCGCTGGCAGGGGACAGCCGTGTGGTCGTGTGGTCAGTGGGTGGTGCCGCTCGCACCCTCCCAGCGGTGAGCTGGGCGGTGGCCCGAGGGCGGCGGCGCGACGTGTGAGCGCGTACTCGGTAGGTCTTTCCGGCGGTCGTCAGAGAGCTGGTTGAAGAAGAACTCGGTGTCGGCGACGTAGCTGGAAAGCACCTTGCTGACCGTGATGTTCCTCCGGTCGGGACAGAACCGCGAGGTTAACGATCCAGGGGTGCGGACCGGCGCTGTAGCCGCCGGCATCACATGTCGGCCGCGGCGGATCCGATGTGGACGACCGCGGCGCCGGGTTTGGGTCGGTCGCGCAGCGCTCGTCCCAGTGACCTTCGTTGGGTCGATCAGACGAGGCGGAGCCGGCCCGCCAGATCGTCGAGTGCGGTATCCCGATGCCCTCGATTGGTCTTCACCCATCCGAGGACGAGCTGACGGCTGCGGGCATGGTGTCGGATCTGCTCCGGAGCGATCCGCTCGGCCTGGAGCAGCACCGAGAGAGCGTCGTCGCGGCGGTTTCTCGCCGCGTAGGCCCGGGCCGTCTCAATGGCGTGCCGCACCTGACGCTCAGCAGGAAGGCCCGAGGCGTCGATCGTGGGCGCGAGGTCGACCGCCACCTGGACGTCGCCGAGCTCAAGCGCCGTCGTCATGCGGTGGAGAGCGACGTTCGTTGGTCCGAACGCCGTCCACATCGCGTTGGTGTCGTGCCCGACTCGGTGCGCGCTGTCCTCAGCTTCGCGGAGGAAGGCGTTCACCGAGGCTCGATCGTCGGCCCGAGCCGCAGCGACGGCCCCGGTCAGGAACAGCGTGCCGTAGACCGAGAGGAAGGACTCGTCGGTCCGGCTACTCAGATGCGTTTCGAGGACGCCCGCCGCGGTCCGCACGAGGTCGACGCCCGCCGCGAACCTCCCGATCGAGTGCAGGGCGTAGGCGACGGACCGGAATAGCGAGCCGAGTACAACCGGGCTCTCCGACTCCTGTGCTGCAGCCAGACCGCGCTCGGACGCGATCCACGCCAGGTCGGTCTCTCCCA is from Pseudonocardia autotrophica and encodes:
- a CDS encoding NUDIX domain-containing protein; the protein is MSDPSETFATPRVAAGALFLDNSSRILLVHPTYKDTWDIPGGYVERGESPAAACRREIAEELGLDRNPAALLSVDWAPSEKEGDKLLFIFDCGQIGEDTKRIQLAEDELDRWAWVALGDLDSYVIPRLARRLRSTAEGGPRYLEHGGALNSAY
- a CDS encoding helix-turn-helix domain-containing protein; this encodes MAIGERIAFYRRRRGLSQLVLAGLIGRTEDWLSKVENGRIDLDRLSVIRRIAEALDVAIGDLVGEPTLLEWTADSGVQTVPALRSALMDYRQITPLLAGPAAPGEAADLNSLEADVSAIFDAYQASRYGYVTGRTPLVLSDALTAVRNAEQADRRRALALLALTYQVAVSVLTKLGETDLAWIASERGLAAAQESESPVVLGSLFRSVAYALHSIGRFAAGVDLVRTAAGVLETHLSSRTDESFLSVYGTLFLTGAVAAARADDRASVNAFLREAEDSAHRVGHDTNAMWTAFGPTNVALHRMTTALELGDVQVAVDLAPTIDASGLPAERQVRHAIETARAYAARNRRDDALSVLLQAERIAPEQIRHHARSRQLVLGWVKTNRGHRDTALDDLAGRLRLV